One Lacipirellulaceae bacterium DNA window includes the following coding sequences:
- a CDS encoding RNA polymerase sigma factor, with the protein MNPTPPIDPYGFSQQLAVIPTPGRRDILNDQLSDAELVRRARGSCAEAWQALYERHVPTAWRYAYALLHDRHVAEDVVAETMFALLRALDENSGNAVNLEQTSIAAWLRAVVRNKSADHFRKKKRTKHAYEQSAIRTSQQQKEERPSGQLETAERQLGVVEILETLSDRQRTALELKYVENLSVKEIAVRLEETEKAVEATLYRARREFRRHYEFQEKQAEQRSARLAVDERSTRNGSSQPETNGVAFPEMITESLSNSTNSNLTPSAKLHDRPAG; encoded by the coding sequence TTGAATCCGACTCCCCCAATCGATCCTTACGGCTTTTCACAACAACTAGCCGTGATTCCCACGCCCGGGCGAAGGGATATTTTGAACGACCAGCTTAGCGACGCCGAACTGGTGCGCCGCGCACGGGGTTCCTGTGCGGAGGCGTGGCAGGCTCTGTACGAAAGGCATGTCCCCACGGCATGGCGGTATGCGTACGCGCTGCTGCATGATCGGCATGTCGCTGAAGATGTCGTCGCCGAGACCATGTTCGCCCTGCTGCGGGCGCTTGATGAGAACAGCGGCAACGCGGTGAATCTCGAACAGACCTCAATCGCGGCCTGGCTCCGTGCTGTCGTTCGCAACAAATCAGCAGACCATTTTAGAAAAAAGAAACGCACCAAACACGCCTACGAGCAGTCGGCTATCCGCACCAGCCAACAACAGAAAGAAGAACGCCCCAGCGGGCAACTGGAAACAGCAGAGCGGCAATTAGGTGTCGTCGAGATTCTCGAGACTCTGTCAGATCGCCAACGAACAGCACTCGAACTAAAGTACGTAGAAAATCTGAGTGTGAAAGAGATTGCCGTGCGATTGGAAGAAACAGAGAAAGCAGTTGAGGCGACGCTGTACCGTGCACGTCGCGAGTTCCGCAGACACTATGAGTTTCAAGAGAAGCAAGCTGAGCAGAGAAGCGCACGATTAGCAGTCGACGAGCGAAGCACTCGAAATGGAAGCAGCCAGCCCGAGACCAATGGAGTTGCTTTCCCTGAGATGATCACCGAGAGCCTGTCGAACTCGACTAATAGCAACCTCACCCCGAGCGCTAAACTGCACGACCGCCCCGCCGGTTGA
- the aldA gene encoding aldehyde dehydrogenase yields the protein MPHKQTIDGIDHYSMWIDGASREASTGEWIDVESPTTEEVLFRVPKGDASDAQLALESAASAQAAWVATPAVERGNYLIRLAELIRENREELARILTLEQGKIYSLALGEVDVSADFLNYPAQQARRIEGDIYPSDNPDEHIYIHKVPYGVCVGIAAWNFPLALACRKIGPALTAGNVMVVKPPAVTPVATLALSRLAEEAGIPKGVLNLVTGGGSTMGAELVSNKITKLVTMTGSTKTGQEIFRNCADHLKAVRLELGGKAPFILLDDGVVDKAVDAAMISRYLNCGQVCTCSERFYIQAGVYDEFLEKYIAKSADLKLGDPMVEGTDIGPKVNRHELEQMEQVVQRAVDQGAEVALGGKRPEGSDFEKGHWYEPTILTNVTNDMEIMQEEVFGVVSPIMKVDSYDQALQLANDSDYGLSAYLFTRDVGRIQRAILELDFGEIYVNRAMGEQRQGFHNGYKLSGTGGEDGKYGLENYLEKKTFYVNHS from the coding sequence ATGCCTCACAAACAAACCATCGACGGAATCGACCACTACTCCATGTGGATCGACGGAGCCTCGCGTGAAGCCTCAACGGGCGAGTGGATTGATGTTGAAAGCCCCACCACTGAGGAAGTTCTCTTTCGCGTTCCTAAAGGTGACGCAAGCGACGCCCAACTGGCGCTCGAATCCGCGGCCTCAGCCCAAGCGGCTTGGGTAGCAACGCCAGCCGTTGAGCGCGGAAACTATTTGATCCGTCTAGCCGAACTTATTCGTGAAAATCGCGAGGAACTCGCTCGCATTCTAACCTTGGAGCAAGGAAAGATTTACTCACTTGCTCTTGGAGAAGTCGATGTCTCCGCGGACTTCCTGAACTACCCAGCCCAGCAAGCACGCCGTATTGAGGGAGACATCTATCCTTCGGACAACCCTGACGAGCACATTTACATTCACAAGGTTCCCTACGGCGTCTGTGTCGGCATCGCTGCTTGGAATTTTCCTTTGGCGCTAGCCTGTCGCAAAATCGGCCCAGCACTAACTGCTGGCAACGTGATGGTCGTCAAGCCGCCCGCAGTCACTCCGGTAGCCACCTTAGCCTTGAGCCGACTTGCCGAAGAGGCGGGAATTCCCAAGGGTGTGCTGAATCTCGTCACAGGCGGTGGCTCGACGATGGGTGCCGAACTGGTGAGCAACAAGATCACCAAGCTCGTCACCATGACCGGCAGCACGAAAACCGGACAAGAGATCTTCCGCAACTGTGCCGATCATCTCAAAGCGGTGCGCCTTGAACTTGGTGGCAAAGCGCCTTTCATTTTGCTCGACGATGGCGTTGTGGACAAAGCAGTCGATGCAGCGATGATCTCGCGGTACTTGAACTGCGGCCAAGTCTGCACTTGCAGCGAACGCTTCTACATCCAAGCGGGGGTCTACGATGAGTTCTTGGAAAAGTACATCGCGAAAAGTGCCGACTTGAAACTTGGCGATCCGATGGTGGAAGGCACCGACATCGGACCGAAGGTGAACCGCCACGAACTGGAACAGATGGAGCAGGTGGTCCAGCGTGCGGTCGATCAAGGAGCCGAAGTTGCCCTTGGAGGCAAACGCCCCGAGGGGAGTGACTTCGAGAAGGGGCATTGGTACGAGCCAACCATCCTGACCAACGTCACCAACGATATGGAAATCATGCAGGAAGAGGTCTTCGGCGTCGTCAGCCCCATCATGAAAGTCGACAGCTATGATCAAGCCCTGCAGCTAGCCAACGATAGCGATTACGGCCTGAGTGCTTACCTCTTCACACGAGACGTTGGACGAATCCAGCGGGCAATCCTCGAACTCGACTTCGGCGAAATCTACGTGAACCGCGCCATGGGCGAGCAACGTCAGGGATTCCATAACGGCTACAAGCTAAGTGGGACCGGCGGCGAAGACGGCAAGTACGGGCTGGAGAATTACCTCGAAAAGAAGACGTTCTACGTAAATCATTCCTAA
- a CDS encoding SDR family oxidoreductase, giving the protein MNNDFDLSGKTALITGCKRGIGKAMAIGLAEAGADVVGVSASLESSGSEVEQEVEATGRSFRAYQCDFSDREQLYGFMGNVRADIGNVDILVNNAGTILRKPAVEHPDEYWDKVIEVNLNAQFILTREFGKLMVQRKAGKIIFTASLLTFQGGITVPGYAASKGGIGQLTMAFANEWASKGVNVNAIAPGYIATDNTQALRDDPVRSEQILARIPAGRWGDPDDFKGPVIFLASEAANYVHGTTLLVDGGWMGR; this is encoded by the coding sequence ATGAACAACGATTTCGATCTCTCAGGAAAAACCGCTCTCATCACCGGCTGCAAGCGTGGCATCGGCAAAGCGATGGCAATCGGCCTTGCTGAAGCTGGCGCTGACGTCGTCGGTGTTTCGGCTTCGCTAGAGTCCTCAGGCAGCGAGGTTGAGCAAGAGGTCGAAGCAACGGGCCGAAGCTTTCGAGCCTACCAATGCGATTTCAGCGATCGCGAACAACTCTACGGCTTCATGGGTAATGTCAGGGCCGACATTGGTAACGTAGACATATTGGTGAACAACGCCGGAACCATTCTGCGCAAACCAGCCGTTGAACATCCTGATGAATACTGGGACAAGGTGATTGAAGTGAACCTGAATGCCCAATTCATCCTGACTCGCGAATTTGGAAAACTAATGGTTCAACGCAAGGCCGGAAAAATCATCTTCACTGCTTCACTGCTCACCTTTCAAGGCGGCATCACAGTTCCCGGCTACGCAGCCAGCAAGGGCGGTATCGGCCAACTAACGATGGCTTTCGCCAACGAATGGGCAAGCAAAGGCGTGAACGTGAATGCCATCGCACCCGGTTACATTGCCACAGACAACACGCAAGCGTTGCGTGACGACCCGGTCCGCAGTGAACAGATCCTCGCCCGTATCCCGGCAGGACGTTGGGGTGATCCCGATGATTTCAAAGGCCCCGTCATATTCCTCGCATCGGAAGCCGCCAACTACGTCCACGGCACGACTCTCCTCGTCGACGGCGGCTGGATGGGCCGCTAA
- a CDS encoding alcohol dehydrogenase catalytic domain-containing protein — MKSAQYQGDKTIQVGRSEALAPAEGEVRLEVAFCGICGTDMHIFHGAMDQRVAMPQIIGHEASATVAEVGEGVTSVSPGDRIAVRPLKFGEPAAFDKGYAHVGKNLKFIGIDLPGGMQSSWTVPGYTLHKIPDDLSLEHGAMIEPAAVACHDVRLGRVKAGENVVVIGGGPIGLLIALVAKEKGAQVILSEVNESRLELAESLGLKIVNPIKSNVPESVSKLTDGAMADCVFEVSGSAPGVELMTELPNVRGRIVMVAIHPQPKPVNLFKFFWSEIELIGARLYEEEDFDEAIQLAAKGKLHLDKLVTSINPIDDVQQTFESIDANPDGIKTLIDCRS, encoded by the coding sequence ATGAAAAGCGCTCAATACCAAGGCGATAAAACGATACAAGTCGGCAGGAGCGAAGCGTTGGCTCCTGCTGAAGGCGAAGTCCGCCTGGAGGTTGCGTTCTGCGGAATCTGTGGCACGGACATGCACATTTTCCACGGCGCAATGGACCAGCGAGTCGCCATGCCGCAGATCATCGGGCACGAAGCTTCTGCGACCGTGGCAGAAGTCGGTGAAGGAGTTACGTCAGTCAGCCCAGGAGATCGCATTGCTGTTCGCCCCCTGAAGTTTGGCGAGCCCGCGGCATTCGACAAGGGCTACGCCCATGTTGGCAAGAACCTGAAGTTCATCGGCATCGATTTGCCCGGCGGCATGCAGTCCTCATGGACGGTTCCAGGCTATACACTGCACAAAATACCTGACGATTTGAGCCTGGAACATGGCGCAATGATTGAACCTGCCGCGGTTGCCTGTCACGATGTTCGGTTAGGTCGTGTCAAGGCAGGCGAAAATGTGGTGGTGATCGGTGGCGGCCCGATTGGGTTGCTTATCGCTTTAGTCGCAAAAGAAAAAGGGGCGCAAGTAATACTCTCCGAGGTGAACGAGTCTCGCCTCGAGTTGGCAGAGTCGCTTGGCCTCAAGATTGTGAACCCGATCAAGAGTAATGTGCCCGAAAGTGTCAGCAAGCTCACCGACGGCGCGATGGCGGACTGCGTGTTTGAGGTCTCCGGTTCAGCCCCTGGGGTTGAATTGATGACCGAGCTGCCCAACGTCAGGGGTCGCATCGTCATGGTCGCGATCCACCCTCAACCAAAGCCCGTGAATCTGTTTAAGTTCTTCTGGTCCGAAATCGAATTGATTGGAGCCCGGCTCTATGAAGAAGAAGATTTCGACGAAGCAATCCAGTTGGCTGCAAAAGGCAAACTCCATCTCGACAAACTAGTTACTTCGATTAATCCAATCGATGACGTCCAACAGACATTCGAATCCATTGACGCCAACCCTGATGGGATTAAAACGCTCATCGACTGCCGATCTTAA